One Rosa chinensis cultivar Old Blush chromosome 5, RchiOBHm-V2, whole genome shotgun sequence genomic region harbors:
- the LOC112202090 gene encoding cationic amino acid transporter 8, vacuolar, producing MDQETEQRSYWRRWSKQDFFPEPTFQNFTSYKEALFDTPSRLKDRLINRSTDSFELLQLPKQSENTMKRCLTWWDLVWLSFGSVVGSGIFVITGEATLQAGPAIVLSYAISGLSALLSVMCYTEFAVEIPVAGGSFSYLRIELGDFVAFIAAGNILLEAVVGAAGLGRSWSSYFASIISSNTNLLRFSVQSLPDGFNLLDPIAVLVILVANGIAMSGTSRTSILNWVTSIASAVVIVFIIAVGFSHGKTSNLEPFFPYGAEGVFKASALVYWSYTGFDLVATMAEEVKRPSKDIPVGLIGSMSLITIIYCLMSLGLVMMQKYTQISADVAYSAAFQAVGMNWAKYLVSICALKGMTTSLLVCSLGQGRYTTQIARAHMIPPWFALVHPKTGTPIYATILVTITSAVVALFSSLDILSSVFSFSTLAIFTFVAIALLVRRYYVRDVTPRNDLAKFLTSLFVIVGSSIGIAALWNSNVRGWIWYVVAASIWLLGTLWMALLPKQRLAKVWGVPLVPWLPALSIGINVFLIGSLGYLAFLRFAICTAVMVVYYLLVGVHATYDVAHQIDQ from the coding sequence ATGGATCAAGAAACAGAGCAAAGAAGCTATTGGAGAAGATGGAGTAAGCAAGACTTCTTTCCGGAACCTACGTTCCAAAACTTCACTTCCTACAAAGAAGCCCTCTTCGACACTCCCTCCCGCCTCAAGGACCGCCTCATCAACCGCTCCACCGACTCCTTCGAGCTCCTCCAACTCCCCAAGCAAAGCGAAAACACAATGAAGCGTTGCCTTACGTGGTGGGACTTGGTCTGGCTCAGCTTCGGCTCCGTCGTCGGCTCCGGCATTTTTGTCATCACAGGCGAGGCCACTCTCCAAGCTGGACCCGCCATTGTCTTGTCCTATGCAATCTCCGGCCTCTCCGCATTGCTATCTGTGATGTGTTACACCGAGTTCGCTGTTGAGATTCCGGTTGCAGGCGGGTCCTTTTCGTATCTCCGGATCGAACTAGGAGATTTCGTGGCGTTTATTGCGGCAGGGAACATTCTCTTGGAGGCTGTTGTTGGTGCAGCCGGACTAGGCCGGTCTTGGTCTTCTTACTTCGCCAGCATTATCAGTTCTAACACCAATTTGCTGCGATTTTCGGTACAATCTTTACCTGATGGTTTCAATCTTTTGGACCCTATTGCTGTTCTGGTGATTCTAGTTGCTAATGGTATAGCAATGAGTGGGACAAGTAGGACTTCTATTTTGAATTGGGTTACTTCTATTGCTAGTGCTGTTGTCATTGTGTTTATCATAGCAGTTGGGTTTTCTCATGGCAAAACTTCAAATTTGGAGCCTTTTTTCCCATATGGCGCAGAGGGTGTCTTCAAGGCTTCAGCTCTGGTTTATTGGTCTTACACTGGGTTTGATCTGGTTGCAACAATGGCCGAGGAAGTAAAGCGGCCCTCGAAGGATATACCAGTAGGTTTGATCGGTTCTATGAGCCTGATCACTATAATATATTGCTTGATGTCTTTGGGTTTGGTTATGATGCAAAAGTACACACAAATTAGTGCAGATGTTGCCTATTCGGCCGCTTTTCAAGCTGTTGGGATGAACTGGGCCAAGTACTTGGTGAGTATATGTGCTCTCAAGGGAATGACTACAAGCTTGCTGGTTTGCTCTCTTGGGCAAGGAAGGTATACCACTCAGATCGCAAGAGCTCATATGATTCCTCCCTGGTTCGCTTTGGTCCACCCAAAAACTGGAACCCCAATCTATGCTACTATTTTGGTGACCATAACTAGTGCTGTTGTAGCACTGTTTTCTAGTCTTGATATCCTGTCGAGTGTCTTCTCTTTCAGCACACTTGCTATATTTACTTTCGTGGCTATTGCATTGCTGGTGAGGCGCTATTATGTTAGGGATGTGACGCCAAGAAACGACTTGGCCAAGTTTCTTACAAGTTTGTTTGTTATAGTTGGTTCTTCAATCGGAATTGCAGCGCTTTGGAATTCAAATGTGCGAGGGTGGATTTGGTATGTAGTGGCCGCTTCAATTTGGTTACTTGGGACTCTGTGGATGGCATTGCTTCCGAAGCAAAGACTTGCCAAGGTTTGGGGTGTTCCACTAGTTCCATGGTTGCCTGCATTGTCAATTGGTATTAATGTTTTCCTCATTGGGTCTCTAGGCTACCTTGCATTCTTGAGGTTCGCCATTTGCACCGCGGTAATGGTTGTCTACTATTTGTTGGTTGGTGTACATGCGACATATGATGTTGCTCACCAGATTGACCAATAA